One part of the Tunicatimonas pelagia genome encodes these proteins:
- a CDS encoding ABC transporter ATP-binding protein produces MIKNILYAFRYDSSGIRRALFWEWLHGSLIAAPSGILLVILWELFRDTPDQTTIWTTLAVMGGLFLVQLYVARKAMFSSNQATFEMSRRLRLALGNKLQRLSLGYYKKRDPGDLASVVLQDVANFENIFGHSVANIANAVFGTLVLSLFLLWLDWRLAVTLLLAIVIAVPLIQLSKRLVEKYGKQQIVARNATGARFLEYVQGIRHIKSYGMTGERFHSLEQALASLRRESIKTEAIPGPIVLTVGVLFEVFFVLMVWLALFFLADGNLTPPVLIAFLIVGYRLYEPMKILMVEYPVLSYMNVSLSRMIEVLEAPEQEAGQNRRPTTYDIAFDQVSFSYVDDKLVLNDVSFQAPAGTMTALVGPSGSGKTTITSLIARFWDAQQGTISIGGIDVKDMAPATVYSLISEVFQEVYLFNDSIYHNIQVGNPQASEAQIIAVAEKAQVLEFAEALPQGLHTLVGEGGSKLSGGQKQRISIARALLKDAPIVLLDEATASLDPENEIYIQHAIEELVKDKMVIVIAHKLATIQLADQIIVLNEGKVAERGKHHELLAYQGLYFRLWSTQQRASGWKVERNLKMA; encoded by the coding sequence ATGATCAAAAACATCTTATACGCCTTTCGCTATGATTCTTCTGGTATCCGTCGGGCTCTGTTTTGGGAGTGGCTACACGGTTCGCTGATTGCGGCTCCGAGTGGCATCCTATTGGTTATTCTATGGGAACTCTTTCGGGATACCCCTGACCAGACGACCATTTGGACCACGCTCGCCGTTATGGGCGGACTGTTTCTCGTCCAGCTCTACGTAGCCCGAAAAGCCATGTTCAGCTCTAACCAGGCTACCTTTGAGATGAGCCGTCGCCTACGCTTGGCACTAGGCAACAAGCTCCAACGGCTCTCACTGGGCTACTACAAGAAGCGTGATCCCGGAGACTTAGCTTCGGTGGTGCTGCAAGACGTAGCCAACTTTGAAAATATCTTCGGTCACAGTGTGGCCAACATCGCCAATGCCGTATTCGGCACGCTGGTGCTTTCGCTGTTCTTGCTCTGGCTGGACTGGCGGTTAGCAGTCACCTTACTTCTGGCCATCGTTATTGCTGTACCCTTGATTCAGCTCAGCAAACGGTTGGTAGAAAAATACGGCAAACAACAGATTGTAGCCCGCAATGCCACTGGAGCCCGTTTTCTGGAATACGTGCAGGGAATTCGCCACATCAAGTCGTACGGCATGACCGGTGAGCGTTTCCACTCGCTAGAGCAGGCTCTGGCTAGTTTGCGACGAGAAAGCATTAAAACGGAAGCTATTCCCGGCCCTATCGTACTGACGGTGGGCGTCCTGTTCGAGGTGTTTTTTGTGCTGATGGTATGGCTGGCGTTATTTTTTCTGGCGGACGGTAACCTGACCCCTCCGGTACTTATTGCCTTTCTGATTGTGGGCTATCGGCTCTACGAGCCCATGAAAATTTTGATGGTAGAGTATCCAGTGCTGAGCTACATGAACGTGAGCCTAAGCCGAATGATTGAAGTATTAGAAGCCCCCGAGCAGGAGGCCGGACAAAACCGTCGTCCCACCACTTACGATATTGCTTTCGATCAGGTAAGCTTCAGCTACGTGGACGATAAGCTCGTCCTTAATGATGTTAGTTTTCAGGCACCGGCGGGTACCATGACGGCCTTAGTTGGTCCTTCCGGGTCGGGTAAAACGACGATCACCTCCTTGATCGCCCGCTTCTGGGACGCTCAACAGGGTACGATCAGTATCGGAGGTATTGACGTAAAAGATATGGCTCCCGCGACGGTCTACAGTCTCATTAGCGAAGTGTTTCAGGAAGTGTATCTTTTCAATGATAGTATTTATCATAATATCCAGGTAGGTAATCCGCAGGCCAGCGAAGCGCAGATTATTGCCGTAGCAGAAAAGGCTCAGGTACTGGAATTTGCTGAGGCGCTACCGCAAGGGTTACACACACTCGTGGGGGAAGGGGGCAGTAAGCTTTCCGGGGGGCAAAAACAACGCATCAGTATCGCTCGAGCTCTACTCAAAGATGCTCCGATTGTGTTACTGGACGAAGCCACCGCCAGTCTGGATCCGGAAAACGAGATTTATATTCAACATGCCATTGAAGAACTGGTAAAAGACAAAATGGTGATCGTGATTGCTCATAAGCTAGCTACTATTCAACTCGCCGATCAAATCATCGTACTCAACGAAGGGAAGGTCGCTGAACGAGGAAAGCACCACGAGTTACTAGCTTACCAAGGATTATACTTTCGGTTATGGAGTACTCAGCAGCGAGCCAGCGGGTGGAAAGTTGAGCGAAATCTAAAGATGGCTTGA